In one Brassica oleracea var. oleracea cultivar TO1000 chromosome C9, BOL, whole genome shotgun sequence genomic region, the following are encoded:
- the LOC106315396 gene encoding alcohol dehydrogenase class-3-like isoform X1: protein MATQGQINLISTPISIAAVAYEPNKPLVIEDVQVAPPQVGEVRIKILFTALCHTDAYTWSGKDPEGLFPCILGHEAAGVVESVGEGVTEVQPGDHVIPCYQAECRECKFCKSGKTNLCGKVRSATGVGVMMNDRKSRFSVNGKPIYHFMGTSTFSQYTVVHDVSVAKIDPKAPLEKVCLLGCGVPTGLGAVWNTAKVEPGSNVAIFGLGTVGLAVAEGAKTAGATRIIGIDIDSKKYETAKKFGVNEFVNPKDHQKPIQEVIVDLTDGGVDYSFECIGNVSVMRAALECCHKGWGTSVIVGVAASGQEISTRPFQLVTGRVWKGTAFGGFKSRTQVPWLVEKYMNKEIKVDEYITHSMTLGEINKAFDLLHDGTCLRCVLSTSD from the exons ATGGCGACTCAAGGTCAG ATCAATCTAATTTCGACTCCGATCTCCATAGCTGCGGTGGCTTACGAGCCGAACAAGCCTCTCGTCATCGAAGATGTTCAAGTCGCTCCTCCTCAGGTCGGTGAGGTTCGGATCAAGATCCTATTCACGGCTCTCTGTCACACCGACGCCTACACTTGGAGCGGCAAG GATCCTGAAGGTCTCTTCCCATGTATCCTCGGTCATGAAGCTGCTGG GGTGGTTGAGAGTGTTGGTGAAGGTGTGACTGAAGTTCAACCTGGAGACCATGTTATCCCTTGCTATCAAGCCGAGTGCCGTGAATGCAAGTTCTGCAAATCCGGCAAGACTAACCTCTGCGGCAAGGTTCGGTCCGCTACAGGTGTTGGGGTTATGATGAACGACCGTAAGAGCCGGTTCTCGGTTAATGGGAAACCCATTTATCACTTCATGGGCACCTCCACGTTTAGTCAGTACACTGTTGTTCATGACGTCAGTGTCGCCAAGATTGATCCTAAGGCTCCTTTGGAGAAAGTCTGCCTTCTTGGATGTGGTGTTCCCACTG GCCTTGGAGCTGTTTGGAACACAGCAAAAGTAGAACCAGGGTCTAATGTTGCCATCTTTGGTCTTGGGACTGTGGGACTTGCT GTTGCTGAGGGTGCGAAAACAGCTGGTGCTACAAGGATCATTGGCATTGATATCGACAGCAAGAAGTATGAAACTG CAAAGAAATTTGGTGTGAACGAGTTTGTGAACCCAAAGGACCACCAAAAGCCAATTCAGGAAGTGATTGTCGACCTCACTGATGGAGGTGTTGACTACAGCTTTGAGTGCATCGGGAATGTCTCCGTGATGAGAGCCGCATTGGAGTGCTGTCACAAG GGATGGGGAACATCAGTTATAGTGGGTGTTGCAGCATCAGGACAAGAAATATCAACACGACCGTTCCAACTTGTGACTGGCCGCGTGTGGAAAGGAACAGCATTTGGTGGTTTCAAGAGTCGAACCCAAGTGCCTTGGCTTGTAGAGAAGTATATGAACAAG GAGATAAAAGTGGATGAGTACATAACGCACAGCATGACATTGGGAGAGATCAATAAGGCTTTTGATCTGCTGCATGATGGCACTTGTCTTCGTTGTGTCCTCAGTACCAGCGATTGA
- the LOC106315396 gene encoding alcohol dehydrogenase class-3-like isoform X2 yields the protein MATQGQVITCKAAVAYEPNKPLVIEDVQVAPPQVGEVRIKILFTALCHTDAYTWSGKDPEGLFPCILGHEAAGVVESVGEGVTEVQPGDHVIPCYQAECRECKFCKSGKTNLCGKVRSATGVGVMMNDRKSRFSVNGKPIYHFMGTSTFSQYTVVHDVSVAKIDPKAPLEKVCLLGCGVPTGLGAVWNTAKVEPGSNVAIFGLGTVGLAVAEGAKTAGATRIIGIDIDSKKYETAKKFGVNEFVNPKDHQKPIQEVIVDLTDGGVDYSFECIGNVSVMRAALECCHKGWGTSVIVGVAASGQEISTRPFQLVTGRVWKGTAFGGFKSRTQVPWLVEKYMNKEIKVDEYITHSMTLGEINKAFDLLHDGTCLRCVLSTSD from the exons ATGGCGACTCAAGGTCAGGTTATCACTTGCAAAG CTGCGGTGGCTTACGAGCCGAACAAGCCTCTCGTCATCGAAGATGTTCAAGTCGCTCCTCCTCAGGTCGGTGAGGTTCGGATCAAGATCCTATTCACGGCTCTCTGTCACACCGACGCCTACACTTGGAGCGGCAAG GATCCTGAAGGTCTCTTCCCATGTATCCTCGGTCATGAAGCTGCTGG GGTGGTTGAGAGTGTTGGTGAAGGTGTGACTGAAGTTCAACCTGGAGACCATGTTATCCCTTGCTATCAAGCCGAGTGCCGTGAATGCAAGTTCTGCAAATCCGGCAAGACTAACCTCTGCGGCAAGGTTCGGTCCGCTACAGGTGTTGGGGTTATGATGAACGACCGTAAGAGCCGGTTCTCGGTTAATGGGAAACCCATTTATCACTTCATGGGCACCTCCACGTTTAGTCAGTACACTGTTGTTCATGACGTCAGTGTCGCCAAGATTGATCCTAAGGCTCCTTTGGAGAAAGTCTGCCTTCTTGGATGTGGTGTTCCCACTG GCCTTGGAGCTGTTTGGAACACAGCAAAAGTAGAACCAGGGTCTAATGTTGCCATCTTTGGTCTTGGGACTGTGGGACTTGCT GTTGCTGAGGGTGCGAAAACAGCTGGTGCTACAAGGATCATTGGCATTGATATCGACAGCAAGAAGTATGAAACTG CAAAGAAATTTGGTGTGAACGAGTTTGTGAACCCAAAGGACCACCAAAAGCCAATTCAGGAAGTGATTGTCGACCTCACTGATGGAGGTGTTGACTACAGCTTTGAGTGCATCGGGAATGTCTCCGTGATGAGAGCCGCATTGGAGTGCTGTCACAAG GGATGGGGAACATCAGTTATAGTGGGTGTTGCAGCATCAGGACAAGAAATATCAACACGACCGTTCCAACTTGTGACTGGCCGCGTGTGGAAAGGAACAGCATTTGGTGGTTTCAAGAGTCGAACCCAAGTGCCTTGGCTTGTAGAGAAGTATATGAACAAG GAGATAAAAGTGGATGAGTACATAACGCACAGCATGACATTGGGAGAGATCAATAAGGCTTTTGATCTGCTGCATGATGGCACTTGTCTTCGTTGTGTCCTCAGTACCAGCGATTGA
- the LOC106315395 gene encoding ras GTPase-activating protein-binding protein 2-like yields MATPYPGAMQVGSYFVGQYYQVWQQQPDLIHQFYSDTSKAIRVDGDSSETADTLLNIHNMVMSLNFTAIEVKTINSVESWEGGVLVAVSGSVKTKEFSNRRSFMQTFFLAPQEKGYFVLNDIFQFIHEGTVSYHQPSYLSETNRDEAQLNPPNPHPEEPQVPDYVLEQEARDYVDAVQIKDDPVDKYSLQEDQHHEDYEDEVEEVDETPREEVVVDVVHESRAAPPQEPPVGEKSKMSYASILRVAKEAAAAPVVSTQPSHNRNSQEINEWDQPLMTPSPQVAAPLAPAQQPYITDYGAEAEDGFGFEDFEMKSVYVRNLPSDISASEIEEEFKNFGTIKPDGVFLRTRKDVVGVCYAFVEFEDMTSVENAIKASPIYLGGRHVYIEGRRPNPAGVRGARRGGRGRGGYPTEAPRGRFGSSRGNRDGGGDYRARGNGYNRVGR; encoded by the exons ATGGCGACTCCTTATCCTGGAGCGATGCAG GTGGGTTCGTACTTCGTGGGACAGTACTATCAAGTGTGGCAGCAGCAGCCAGATCTCATCCACCAGTTTTACTCCGACACTAGCAAAGCCATCCGCGTCGATGGTGATTCCAGCGAAACAGCTGATACTTTGCTG AATATTCACAACATGGTCATGTCACTGAACTTCACTGCCATCGAAGTGAAGACCATCAATTCAGTTGAGTCCTGGGAAGGTGGTGTTCTCGTGGCTGTTTCAGGATCCGTCAAGACAAAGGAGTTCAGCAACAGGAGGAGTTTCATGCAGACTTTCTTTCTTGCTCCTCAGGAGAAGGGTTACTTTGTTCTCAATGATATTTTTCAGTTCATCCATGAGGGAACTGTCTCCTATCATCAGCCTTCTTATTTGTCCGAGACCAACCGGGACGAGGCTCAGCTCAATCCTCCAAACCCTCATCCTGAAGAACCCCAAG TTCCTGACTATGTTCTGGAGCAAGAGGCGAGAGATTATGTGGATGCTGTCCAAATCAAAGATGATCCTGTAGATAAGTACAGTCTGCAAGAGGACCAACATCATGAAGACTACGAGGATGAAGTTGAGGAGGTTGACGAAACACCTAGGGAGGAAGTTGTGGTTGATGTGGTCCATGAATCTCGGGCTGCACCTCCACAGGAACCACCCGTTGGTGAAAAATCCAAGATGAGTTATGCTTCCATT TTACGGGTTGCAAAGGAAGCAGCTGCGGCGCCTGTTGTTTCTACACAACCATCACATAACCGGAACTCCCAAGAGATTAATGAGTGGGATCAACCACTGATGACTCCTTCCCCTCAGGTGGCTGCGCCTCTTGCCCCTGCGCAGCAACCATATATTACCGACTATGGAGCAGAGGCCGAAGATGGCTTCGGATTTGAGGACT TTGAGATGAAGTCTGTGTACGTTAGGAATTTGCCTTCCGACATATCTGCGTCTGAAATCGAGGAAGAGTTCAAGAACTTTGGTACAATCAAACCTGATGGTGTTTTCCTAAGAACCCGCAAG GATGTTGTTGGTGTTTGCTATGCCTTTGTTGAGTTTGAGGACATGACTTCCGTCGAGAATGCTATAAAG GCTTCTCCAATATACTTGGGTGGAAGACACGTATACATTGAGGGACGAAGACCTAATCCCGCTGGTGTTCGCGGAGCAA GAAGGGGAGGACGCGGAAGGGGTGGATACCCAACAGAAGCACCAAGAGGCCGGTTTGGTTCTTCCCGAGGAAACCGGGATGGAGGTGGTGACTATAGGGCAAGAGGCAACGGTTACAACCGTGTTGGCCGCTAA
- the LOC106315905 gene encoding mitochondrial import receptor subunit TOM9-2-like — MMAKRIGGAGKSRGGDSTILGRISNSEIVSHGRRAAGDAVGVSKKLLWSTGKAAWIAGTTFLILVVPLIIEMDREAQLNEIDLQQASLLGAPAQPMQRGF, encoded by the coding sequence ATGATGGCGAAGAGAATCGGTGGAGCTGGAAAATCTAGGGGCGGAGACTCAACCATCTTGGGGAGGATCTCCAACTCCGAGATCGTATCTCATGGAAGACGCGCCGCCGGAGATGCCGTGGGAGTGTCGAAGAAATTGCTGTGGAGCACCGGAAAAGCGGCGTGGATCGCTGGTACAACGTTTCTCATCCTTGTTGTTCCCTTGATCATCGAGATGGATCGTGAAGCTCAGCTCAACGAAATAGATCTGCAACAGGCTAGCCTCCTCGGAGCTCCGGCCCAACCTATGCAAAGGGGATTCTAG